One genomic window of Halorubrum hochsteinianum includes the following:
- a CDS encoding DUF7314 family protein → MADEFMKGFALFAIGGLGWITFGGWYRTPSYYEVVQLVNPAEGVNTAYGEIGLLAGDMFFWLMILGMLTFWVLIPVSRQLRASLNDDDAAAN, encoded by the coding sequence ATGGCAGACGAGTTCATGAAGGGCTTCGCCCTGTTCGCGATCGGCGGTCTCGGGTGGATCACCTTCGGCGGCTGGTACCGGACGCCGTCGTACTACGAGGTGGTTCAGCTCGTGAACCCGGCGGAAGGCGTGAACACGGCGTACGGTGAGATCGGACTGCTCGCGGGCGACATGTTCTTCTGGCTGATGATCCTCGGTATGCTGACGTTCTGGGTGCTGATCCCGGTCAGCCGGCAGCTCCGCGCCTCCCTCAACGACGACGACGCGGCCGCGAACTGA
- a CDS encoding DUF7315 family membrane protein, translating into MSSSTDGDSTQAFDETGDPIAGDDDADPRNEPTGPRQGPSGREIVVPFRLYKAVTVFSTLAAVVTYFVGFTLIDAATLQISFIRTTIVYLLDSAGILPPEDVLVAILAITGVGFIVLGTAVYVLGTRFRGQGMGKSQDDANET; encoded by the coding sequence ATGTCATCCTCAACAGACGGCGACTCCACGCAGGCGTTCGACGAGACCGGCGATCCGATCGCCGGCGACGACGACGCCGACCCGCGCAACGAGCCGACCGGTCCGCGGCAGGGACCGAGCGGCCGCGAGATCGTCGTCCCGTTCAGGCTGTACAAGGCGGTGACCGTCTTCTCGACGCTCGCCGCGGTGGTGACCTACTTCGTCGGGTTCACGCTCATCGACGCCGCGACGCTCCAGATCAGCTTCATCCGAACGACCATCGTCTACCTGCTCGACAGCGCCGGGATCCTGCCGCCGGAGGACGTGCTCGTGGCGATTCTGGCGATCACCGGCGTGGGGTTCATCGTCCTCGGAACCGCCGTGTACGTCCTCGGAACCCGGTTCCGCGGACAAGGGATGGGAAAGTCTCAAGACGACGCCAACGAAACGTGA
- a CDS encoding menaquinol--cytochrome-c reductase (cytochrome bc complex) cytochrome b/c subunit produces the protein MTDDTTPTADDRTDEQVRTDGGTDEAARTDGGPPATVPPDDETPTWSERKERSQGLAQLTYQYFERSRREDEDLRTESTYVERDVLGFPTWPHETIRNLAITSFFLGIILLVASILPSHFGDPANPGSTPAIILPDWYLYWSFGLLKLDPINPDLAVLGGNIVMSNELLGLIAHGAIFGVITLVPFLNKGNARRPVEEPGWAALGVAGVILAITLAVLAIQNFFPVQLELLFSLVFMLPVAGGVVTYAVLKTMREGYMYDLNRRYYMLRPPK, from the coding sequence ATGACCGACGACACCACCCCAACGGCCGACGACCGCACCGACGAGCAAGTGCGCACGGACGGCGGCACCGACGAGGCGGCGCGCACCGACGGCGGGCCGCCGGCGACGGTCCCGCCGGACGACGAGACACCGACCTGGTCCGAGCGCAAGGAACGCAGCCAGGGGCTCGCACAGCTCACCTACCAGTACTTCGAGCGCTCCCGGCGCGAGGACGAGGACCTGCGCACGGAGTCGACGTACGTCGAGCGCGACGTGCTCGGCTTCCCGACGTGGCCCCACGAGACGATCCGGAACCTCGCGATCACGTCGTTCTTCCTCGGGATCATCCTGCTCGTGGCCTCGATCCTCCCGTCGCACTTCGGGGATCCGGCCAACCCCGGCTCGACGCCGGCGATCATCCTGCCCGACTGGTACCTCTACTGGTCGTTCGGCCTGCTGAAGCTCGACCCGATCAACCCCGACCTCGCGGTGCTCGGCGGGAACATCGTCATGTCCAACGAGCTGCTCGGGCTCATCGCCCACGGGGCCATCTTCGGCGTCATCACGCTCGTTCCCTTCCTCAACAAGGGGAACGCCCGGCGGCCCGTCGAGGAGCCGGGCTGGGCCGCGCTCGGCGTCGCCGGCGTCATCCTGGCGATCACGCTGGCCGTGCTCGCCATCCAGAACTTCTTCCCGGTCCAGCTCGAGCTGCTGTTCTCGCTCGTGTTCATGCTCCCGGTGGCCGGCGGCGTCGTTACCTACGCCGTGCTGAAGACGATGCGCGAGGGGTACATGTACGACCTCAACCGCCGGTACTACATGCTCCGGCCGCCGAAGTAA
- a CDS encoding cytochrome b, whose amino-acid sequence MSLKKQDDMDHNAWLKGQDLTAIETVFLTTLIWLDKRLRIVDYLELLETMYYRANLQMPKSHTEQYDLDNKFWYWYPLYSLGSLSIIAYLLAAVSGAMLGFYYAPSTAGAVAQGDPTAAYDSMVMIMKDVQFGFMLRSIHRWAAQFMVAAVFLHMLRVYFTGAYKEPREVNWILGVVLIALTLLFGFSGYVLPWKQLSFWAAQIGVELALATPLVGEWAAQLLFGGFTLGQATLVRMYILHVFVLPFVVTALIAIHVGIVWVQGIAEPH is encoded by the coding sequence ATGAGTCTGAAAAAACAAGACGACATGGACCACAACGCGTGGCTCAAGGGCCAGGACCTCACCGCCATCGAGACGGTGTTCCTGACCACGCTCATCTGGCTGGACAAGCGGCTCCGCATCGTCGACTACCTCGAACTGTTGGAGACGATGTACTACCGCGCGAACCTCCAGATGCCCAAGAGCCACACCGAGCAGTACGACCTTGACAACAAGTTCTGGTACTGGTACCCGCTGTACTCGCTCGGGTCCCTTTCGATTATCGCGTACCTGCTCGCGGCGGTGTCGGGCGCGATGCTCGGGTTCTACTACGCGCCGTCGACCGCGGGGGCGGTCGCGCAGGGCGACCCCACCGCCGCGTACGACTCGATGGTGATGATCATGAAAGACGTCCAGTTCGGCTTCATGCTCCGGTCGATCCACCGCTGGGCGGCGCAGTTCATGGTGGCGGCGGTGTTCCTCCACATGCTGCGCGTCTACTTCACCGGCGCGTACAAGGAGCCGCGCGAGGTCAACTGGATCCTCGGCGTCGTGCTCATCGCCCTGACGCTGCTGTTCGGGTTCTCCGGGTACGTCCTGCCGTGGAAGCAGCTGTCCTTCTGGGCGGCGCAGATCGGCGTCGAACTGGCGCTCGCGACCCCGCTCGTCGGCGAGTGGGCGGCTCAGCTGCTGTTCGGCGGGTTCACCCTCGGACAGGCGACGCTCGTGAGAATGTACATCCTGCACGTGTTCGTGCTGCCGTTCGTGGTCACCGCGCTCATCGCGATCCACGTCGGCATCGTCTGGGTGCAGGGCATCGCGGAACCGCACTAA
- a CDS encoding DUF7318 family protein — protein MSSGGSSYGDIHRYEPARESTAAAIAIVLLTVVEVVFVALFTYGLMSAWASTEAGNMYVGALLALIFIDLAFILLLYRKEFLPDVMIVKKRRRKWEDLYVREEDKEGNGIDTGNLADTLKRAVYPYYKK, from the coding sequence ATGAGCTCCGGCGGCTCCTCGTACGGTGACATCCACCGCTACGAGCCGGCCCGCGAGAGCACCGCGGCCGCGATCGCGATCGTCCTCCTGACGGTCGTGGAGGTCGTCTTCGTGGCGCTTTTCACCTACGGGCTGATGTCCGCGTGGGCGTCGACGGAGGCCGGGAACATGTACGTCGGCGCGCTGCTGGCGCTCATCTTCATTGACCTCGCGTTCATCCTCCTGCTCTACCGGAAGGAGTTCCTCCCGGACGTGATGATCGTGAAGAAGCGCCGGCGCAAGTGGGAGGACCTGTACGTCCGGGAAGAGGACAAGGAGGGCAACGGCATCGACACCGGAAACCTCGCGGACACGCTGAAACGGGCTGTGTACCCGTACTACAAGAAGTGA
- a CDS encoding halocyanin domain-containing protein, whose product MKRRDFVRTAGGATAAVAASAGATGTAAAQEVEPDWPSGASGGNVGSYTDARGQDEVTISVGAGSSGLAFDPTLVWVDEGTTIVWEWTGNGGAHNVQTVDDGGPAALDSGDPVGEEGTTYEYETSSEDAGITHYHCVPHTATGMHGGIAVGEDIATVEVGGANTGWPEDIAHVGVPLHAHWVGISAILGIGLTFVFTFYMLKYGESAHTGHGGAR is encoded by the coding sequence ATGAAAAGGCGGGACTTCGTGCGGACGGCCGGCGGCGCGACCGCCGCCGTCGCGGCCTCCGCCGGGGCGACCGGAACGGCGGCTGCACAGGAAGTGGAACCCGACTGGCCGAGCGGTGCTTCGGGCGGGAACGTCGGGTCCTACACCGACGCCCGCGGCCAGGACGAAGTGACCATCTCGGTCGGGGCCGGCAGCAGCGGCCTCGCGTTCGACCCGACGCTGGTGTGGGTCGACGAGGGGACGACGATCGTCTGGGAGTGGACGGGCAACGGCGGCGCACACAACGTCCAGACGGTCGATGACGGCGGCCCGGCCGCCCTCGATAGCGGCGACCCCGTCGGCGAGGAGGGGACCACCTACGAGTATGAGACGTCGAGCGAAGACGCCGGCATCACCCACTACCACTGCGTGCCTCACACCGCTACCGGCATGCACGGCGGCATCGCCGTCGGCGAGGACATCGCGACCGTCGAGGTCGGCGGCGCGAACACCGGGTGGCCGGAGGACATCGCCCACGTCGGCGTCCCGCTCCACGCCCACTGGGTCGGCATCTCTGCCATCCTCGGTATCGGTTTGACCTTCGTGTTCACGTTCTACATGCTCAAGTACGGCGAGTCGGCCCACACGGGCCACGGGGGTGCGAGATGA
- a CDS encoding DUF7319 domain-containing protein: MEDTSTRSESESPPEEPADSASDGSGGPDAEAETDGSRPAGSGGASEDETDIEALRERVESEYDFDDFGPSDMAKMSAEEWDAAFDPDTWITGERLLDRVDAELKSRIATRDVFGVLERVREDGEERILVYSDEGYAIIRPTGEVRGEGTVLRDIEPVVALAAMDSYEVPEPPEDWSLPHPDSVPEGSGEFGNLVIQVVAAIQVLAGVALLVASAVADLGTIVAPAMGIVFLLVGGFLFAMVANARLSDRFRSEEYRDRLRALREAKERPEFVPVEDGVVTDEAPTKSDRDRDE, from the coding sequence ATGGAGGACACCTCGACGCGGTCGGAGTCGGAGTCGCCGCCGGAGGAGCCGGCAGACTCGGCGTCCGACGGTTCGGGAGGCCCGGACGCGGAGGCCGAGACCGACGGGTCCCGCCCGGCCGGCTCCGGCGGCGCTTCCGAGGACGAGACCGACATCGAGGCGCTCCGCGAGCGCGTCGAGTCGGAGTACGACTTCGACGACTTCGGTCCGTCGGACATGGCGAAGATGAGCGCGGAGGAGTGGGACGCCGCCTTCGACCCCGACACGTGGATCACGGGCGAGCGACTCCTCGACCGCGTCGACGCCGAGCTGAAGTCCCGGATCGCGACCCGAGACGTGTTCGGGGTCTTAGAGCGCGTCCGCGAGGACGGCGAGGAGCGCATCCTCGTCTACTCCGACGAGGGGTACGCGATCATCCGCCCCACCGGCGAGGTGCGCGGCGAGGGGACGGTCCTCCGCGACATCGAGCCCGTCGTCGCGCTCGCGGCGATGGACTCCTACGAGGTGCCCGAACCGCCCGAGGACTGGTCGCTCCCGCATCCGGACAGCGTCCCGGAGGGGTCCGGCGAGTTCGGCAACCTCGTGATACAGGTCGTCGCCGCGATCCAGGTGCTGGCCGGCGTCGCCCTCCTCGTCGCGAGCGCCGTGGCCGACCTCGGGACTATCGTCGCGCCGGCCATGGGCATCGTCTTCCTGCTCGTGGGCGGGTTCCTGTTCGCGATGGTGGCGAACGCGCGGCTCTCGGACCGGTTCCGTTCCGAGGAGTACCGGGACCGACTGCGGGCGCTCCGCGAGGCCAAAGAGCGGCCCGAGTTCGTCCCCGTCGAGGACGGCGTCGTGACCGACGAGGCCCCCACTAAGAGCGACCGCGACCGCGACGAGTAA
- a CDS encoding DUF7321 family protein, protein MVEESVIAALAGASVTSSLPFLLYGAWIMIDAETVSWNVLMRHLRYIVAGLLLTTVPLVGWMLPRILDQLTGMAILHAFFGVQAYALLAFALTGIVRIFQAKRNADAYEDPDVDIGEIHEDMGHWRKRLRAGVAGFMLLWLCAWVTGIYRLLTLHFGSLF, encoded by the coding sequence ATGGTCGAAGAGTCGGTCATCGCGGCGCTGGCCGGGGCCTCCGTGACGTCGAGTCTCCCCTTCCTCCTGTACGGCGCTTGGATCATGATCGACGCCGAGACGGTGTCGTGGAACGTGCTGATGCGGCACCTGCGGTACATCGTCGCCGGGCTCCTGCTCACGACCGTCCCCCTGGTCGGGTGGATGCTCCCGCGCATCCTCGACCAGCTGACGGGGATGGCGATCCTCCACGCCTTCTTCGGCGTTCAGGCGTACGCCCTGCTTGCGTTCGCGCTGACCGGTATCGTCCGGATCTTCCAGGCCAAGCGGAACGCCGACGCGTACGAGGACCCCGACGTCGACATCGGCGAGATCCACGAGGACATGGGTCACTGGCGGAAGCGGCTCCGGGCCGGCGTCGCGGGCTTCATGCTGCTGTGGCTGTGCGCGTGGGTGACCGGGATCTACCGGCTTCTCACGCTCCACTTCGGCTCGCTGTTCTGA
- a CDS encoding HAD family hydrolase: MAVTFDLFGTLVDVEYPSDPAEAVARELESRDVAVPDDWHVAYGERHVEAPAGAEVPLPAHVARALDSRGVDVTENAARHAVIAAFDPDVTRRDGALEAVRGAAERGPVGLLSNCAVPELVPRTLIRARLRGEFDAVTTSVGCGWRKPHPSAFEAAAEALGTSTTGLVHVGDDAETDGGIVAAGGRFVDVTETPLSAVVAELEAEQ, translated from the coding sequence GTGGCAGTCACCTTCGATCTGTTCGGGACCCTCGTCGACGTCGAGTACCCGTCGGACCCGGCGGAAGCGGTCGCGCGCGAACTGGAGTCACGCGACGTGGCGGTCCCCGACGACTGGCACGTCGCGTACGGCGAGCGACACGTCGAGGCACCGGCCGGCGCGGAGGTCCCCCTCCCCGCGCACGTCGCCCGCGCGCTCGACTCCCGCGGCGTCGACGTGACGGAGAACGCCGCCAGACACGCCGTGATCGCGGCGTTCGACCCCGACGTGACCCGGCGCGACGGCGCGCTGGAGGCGGTCCGCGGCGCGGCCGAGCGCGGTCCGGTGGGGCTGCTCTCGAACTGCGCCGTGCCCGAACTCGTCCCGCGGACGCTGATCCGCGCGAGGCTCCGCGGCGAGTTCGACGCGGTCACGACGAGCGTCGGCTGCGGCTGGCGCAAGCCCCACCCCTCCGCGTTCGAGGCCGCGGCCGAGGCGCTCGGAACCTCGACGACCGGGCTCGTCCACGTCGGCGACGACGCCGAGACCGACGGCGGGATCGTCGCCGCCGGCGGGCGCTTCGTCGACGTGACGGAGACGCCGCTGTCGGCGGTCGTCGCGGAGTTGGAAGCGGAGCAGTAG
- a CDS encoding MBL fold metallo-hydrolase, with protein MAGDDGRGSDAGDDEPGSDTAGGSPAVTRVEVPVDTRASGGTTNAYLLDGLLVDPAARTDALDEAVAERGAADAVAPAVEAIAVTHTHPDHVGAVAEYAAATGATVVAREGRVDRFAAATGVDPDETVAPGETVADTGVRVVDTPGHAPDHVAFAAGEPGAGSEPPAGGSGRSALCCGDLAVAEGSVAVAAPEGDLAAYLASLERVRDAGYDRLLPGHGPAIDDPAATCDRLIEHRRARERDVVAAIDAGAADLDAVVDGAYEKDLSGVRDLALATVAAHVEKLVGEGRVDEAWRARLADAGFD; from the coding sequence ATGGCGGGCGACGACGGACGCGGGTCGGACGCGGGCGACGACGAACCGGGATCCGACACGGCCGGCGGCTCCCCCGCGGTCACCCGCGTCGAGGTCCCGGTCGACACGCGCGCGTCGGGGGGGACCACGAACGCCTACCTCCTCGACGGCCTGCTCGTCGACCCGGCGGCCCGGACCGACGCCCTCGACGAGGCGGTCGCGGAGCGCGGGGCGGCCGACGCGGTCGCCCCCGCCGTCGAGGCGATCGCGGTCACTCACACGCACCCGGACCACGTCGGCGCGGTCGCCGAGTACGCCGCGGCGACGGGGGCGACCGTCGTCGCCCGCGAGGGCCGCGTCGACCGGTTCGCCGCGGCGACCGGGGTCGACCCCGACGAGACGGTTGCGCCCGGCGAGACGGTCGCCGACACCGGCGTCCGCGTCGTCGACACCCCGGGGCACGCGCCCGATCACGTCGCGTTCGCGGCCGGCGAGCCGGGGGCGGGATCCGAACCTCCGGCGGGCGGATCGGGACGCTCCGCGCTGTGCTGCGGCGACCTCGCGGTCGCCGAGGGGAGCGTCGCGGTCGCCGCGCCCGAGGGGGACCTGGCCGCGTACCTCGCGAGCCTCGAACGCGTGCGCGACGCCGGCTACGACCGCCTCCTCCCGGGACACGGTCCGGCGATAGACGATCCGGCGGCGACGTGCGACCGCCTGATCGAACACCGTCGCGCCCGCGAGCGCGACGTGGTCGCCGCGATCGACGCCGGCGCGGCCGACCTCGACGCGGTCGTCGACGGCGCGTACGAGAAGGACCTCTCCGGCGTGCGCGACCTCGCGCTGGCGACGGTCGCCGCGCACGTCGAGAAGCTCGTCGGCGAGGGCCGGGTCGACGAGGCGTGGCGCGCACGGCTCGCGGACGCCGGGTTCGACTGA
- a CDS encoding radical SAM protein produces MTDSSAAGRGSLPPDPADLSVTIVDGYVDEPAHFGVPPYLSTYPRYTAGALVDAGVPESRITYHTIDELRDDRSKHADVADADLMVYVGGMTVPGKYVGGTPAEPDEVRELGWTADGVTLLGGPVRFGVGEENAGAQETQRDDLDYDFVAMGDVEAAAHDLVREGLEGYGNRMRTNEEVDRWARKGAFVVEQHPNHPDYLICELETSRGCAYRCSFCTEPLYGDPAFRAPGSVVGEVDALSDRGVAHFRLGRQADILAYGGDGEAPNPDALRELYGGIREVAPDLRTLHLDNMNPVTITDYPEASREAIRVIAEHNTPGDTAAFGLESADPVVQEENNLLVTAEECLEAVRVVNEEGGWRPGDAPETTPGDPDRVTGPSTGPDASPRLPKLLPGINLVHGLTGERPETYEHNKRFLQTVYDEGLMLRRINIRQVMAFAGTEMAETGAEIAQEHKDQFQAYKREVRETIDNPMLDRVVPPGTVLPDLHLEYHQDGKTFGRQLGTYALLVAVPGERELGTTVDVAITDHGYRSVTGVPYPLDVNAASMDELTAIPGINRSTAGDVVVGRPYDSVADVGAVDPGIVDLAAYAVAGDTDVPIPGRDRPGSGPGPAVRSSLGRGD; encoded by the coding sequence ATGACCGATTCCTCGGCGGCCGGCCGCGGCTCCCTCCCGCCCGACCCGGCCGACCTCTCCGTCACCATCGTCGACGGCTACGTCGACGAGCCGGCCCACTTCGGCGTCCCGCCGTACCTCTCGACGTACCCCCGGTACACGGCGGGCGCGCTCGTCGACGCCGGCGTCCCCGAGTCGCGGATCACCTACCACACCATCGACGAACTGCGCGACGACCGCTCGAAACACGCCGACGTGGCGGACGCCGACCTCATGGTGTACGTCGGCGGGATGACGGTGCCCGGGAAGTACGTCGGCGGCACCCCCGCGGAGCCGGACGAGGTGCGCGAACTCGGCTGGACCGCCGACGGCGTGACGCTGCTCGGCGGGCCGGTGCGGTTCGGCGTCGGCGAGGAGAACGCGGGCGCACAGGAGACGCAACGGGACGACCTCGATTACGACTTCGTCGCGATGGGCGACGTCGAGGCCGCGGCCCACGACCTCGTCCGCGAGGGGTTAGAGGGGTACGGCAACCGGATGCGGACCAACGAGGAGGTCGACCGGTGGGCCCGGAAGGGGGCGTTCGTCGTCGAGCAGCACCCGAACCACCCGGACTACCTCATCTGCGAGCTGGAGACCTCCCGCGGGTGCGCGTATCGGTGTTCGTTCTGTACGGAGCCGCTGTACGGCGACCCGGCGTTCCGCGCGCCCGGCTCCGTCGTCGGCGAGGTCGACGCGCTCTCGGACCGCGGGGTCGCGCACTTCCGGCTCGGCCGGCAGGCCGACATCCTCGCGTACGGCGGCGACGGCGAGGCTCCGAACCCCGACGCCTTACGGGAGCTGTACGGGGGGATCCGCGAGGTCGCGCCGGACCTCCGAACCCTCCACCTCGACAACATGAACCCTGTGACGATCACGGACTACCCGGAGGCGTCCCGGGAGGCGATCCGGGTCATCGCCGAGCACAACACGCCCGGCGACACGGCGGCGTTCGGGCTGGAGTCGGCCGACCCGGTCGTCCAAGAGGAGAACAACCTGCTCGTCACCGCCGAGGAGTGTCTAGAGGCCGTCCGCGTCGTCAACGAGGAGGGTGGCTGGCGGCCGGGCGACGCCCCGGAGACGACCCCCGGCGACCCCGACCGCGTGACGGGCCCCTCGACCGGTCCCGACGCCTCGCCGCGGCTGCCGAAGCTGCTCCCCGGGATCAACCTCGTCCACGGCCTGACGGGCGAGCGCCCGGAGACGTACGAGCACAACAAGCGCTTCCTCCAGACGGTGTACGACGAGGGTCTGATGCTCCGGCGGATCAACATCCGACAGGTGATGGCGTTCGCCGGGACCGAGATGGCCGAGACGGGCGCGGAGATCGCTCAGGAGCACAAAGACCAGTTCCAGGCGTACAAACGCGAGGTGCGCGAGACCATCGACAACCCGATGCTCGACCGCGTCGTCCCGCCGGGGACGGTCCTGCCGGACCTCCACCTCGAGTACCATCAGGACGGCAAGACGTTCGGGCGACAGCTCGGGACCTACGCGCTCCTCGTCGCGGTCCCGGGCGAGCGCGAACTGGGGACCACCGTCGACGTGGCGATCACCGACCACGGCTACCGCTCCGTGACGGGCGTCCCGTACCCGCTCGACGTCAACGCGGCCTCGATGGACGAACTGACGGCCATCCCCGGGATCAACCGGAGCACGGCCGGCGACGTCGTCGTCGGTCGCCCGTACGACTCGGTCGCCGACGTCGGCGCGGTCGACCCCGGGATCGTCGACCTCGCGGCGTACGCGGTCGCCGGCGACACCGACGTGCCGATCCCCGGCCGCGACCGCCCCGGCTCCGGGCCGGGACCGGCCGTCCGGTCGTCGCTCGGCCGCGGGGACTGA
- a CDS encoding DUF7559 family protein has protein sequence MPSTMEVKCESDDCELDMFENHYTYDVPDDHAVEDLSCPYCGGSDLVEIEV, from the coding sequence ATGCCATCGACGATGGAGGTCAAGTGCGAGAGCGACGACTGCGAACTCGACATGTTCGAGAACCACTACACGTACGACGTGCCCGACGACCACGCCGTCGAGGACCTCTCGTGCCCGTACTGCGGCGGGAGCGACCTCGTCGAAATCGAGGTGTGA
- a CDS encoding Hsp20/alpha crystallin family protein encodes MGGLVETGRSALRSALERVGRGWGKVQERRPLSYDLLESDDAYLVVFDAPGVRGEDVDVTFLDHTVEVSLERFRDFYDGYDLVFPGRGVSLSSSVDLPRDADVTPEGANATLTRNGTLHVEIPKREGSGDVDVVEEDD; translated from the coding sequence GTGGGCGGACTCGTCGAGACGGGTCGGTCCGCGCTCCGTAGCGCCCTCGAACGCGTCGGCCGCGGGTGGGGGAAGGTACAGGAGCGCCGCCCCCTCTCGTACGACCTCCTCGAGAGCGACGACGCGTACCTCGTGGTCTTCGACGCCCCCGGCGTCCGCGGCGAGGACGTCGACGTCACCTTCCTCGATCACACCGTCGAGGTGAGCCTCGAACGCTTCCGGGACTTCTACGACGGCTACGACCTCGTGTTCCCCGGCCGCGGCGTCTCGCTGTCGAGCAGCGTCGACCTCCCCCGCGACGCCGACGTGACCCCCGAGGGCGCGAACGCGACGCTCACGCGCAACGGCACGCTTCACGTCGAGATCCCCAAGCGAGAGGGGTCGGGCGACGTCGACGTCGTCGAAGAGGACGACTGA
- a CDS encoding NAD(P)/FAD-dependent oxidoreductase, with product MNERAEPAPTVAVVGGGAVGVTAAHDLAARGADVTLYERGELAGGSSGRAAGLLYDAYAEDVEAAVGARALERFRAFDRTLPGFSFTPCPYVIAVREGDADADAVPAMVERMRGHGREVSVVDPDALGERFPSLRTDDLAVAAVAEGAGWTDPPSYVRALADRAAREGVAIETETPVALGPRTESGRELSIGEGEEDGGSGAETRAFDAVVVAAGAHTRSLLADAGVSVPVVPYRVQALVAADAYDGPMVYDATADAYLRPHPDGLLAGDGTEPVPADPDDYRREADDWFRADVATVLRERLDGAAAGGDFDPDASRAWAGLCTATPDGDPLLGPVGATGKTDPALFVAAGWQGHGFMRAPAVGEIVAEGVSASLDGTAFDAPDSPWIGAFDPARFDGDEEFEIAEGMSLSERTENG from the coding sequence ATGAACGAGCGAGCCGAACCCGCGCCGACGGTCGCGGTCGTCGGCGGCGGCGCGGTCGGCGTCACCGCGGCCCACGACCTCGCGGCGCGCGGCGCAGACGTGACGCTCTACGAGCGCGGAGAGTTGGCGGGCGGCAGTTCGGGGCGCGCGGCGGGCCTCCTCTACGACGCCTACGCCGAGGACGTCGAGGCCGCGGTCGGCGCTCGCGCGCTGGAACGGTTCCGCGCGTTCGACCGAACGCTCCCCGGGTTCTCGTTTACCCCCTGCCCGTACGTGATCGCCGTGCGCGAGGGCGACGCCGACGCCGACGCGGTCCCGGCGATGGTCGAGCGCATGCGCGGCCACGGCCGCGAGGTCTCCGTCGTCGACCCCGACGCGCTCGGCGAGCGCTTCCCTTCCCTGCGCACCGACGACCTCGCGGTCGCGGCGGTCGCCGAGGGGGCCGGCTGGACGGACCCGCCGAGCTACGTCCGCGCGCTCGCCGACCGGGCCGCCCGCGAGGGGGTCGCGATCGAGACGGAGACTCCGGTCGCGCTCGGCCCGCGGACCGAGTCGGGCCGGGAGCTATCGATCGGCGAGGGGGAGGAGGACGGCGGTTCCGGGGCCGAGACGCGCGCGTTCGACGCGGTCGTCGTCGCCGCCGGGGCGCACACCCGGTCGCTGCTCGCGGACGCCGGCGTCTCGGTCCCGGTCGTCCCGTACCGCGTTCAGGCGCTCGTCGCCGCCGACGCTTACGACGGGCCCATGGTCTACGACGCCACCGCGGACGCGTACCTCCGCCCGCACCCGGACGGCCTGCTCGCCGGCGACGGCACGGAGCCGGTTCCGGCCGACCCCGACGACTACCGGCGCGAGGCCGACGACTGGTTCCGCGCGGACGTCGCGACCGTCCTCCGCGAGCGCCTCGACGGCGCGGCGGCCGGCGGGGACTTCGACCCGGACGCCTCCCGGGCGTGGGCCGGGCTCTGTACCGCGACGCCCGACGGCGACCCCCTTCTCGGTCCGGTCGGCGCGACCGGGAAAACCGACCCCGCGCTGTTCGTCGCCGCCGGCTGGCAGGGACACGGGTTCATGCGAGCGCCCGCGGTCGGCGAGATCGTCGCCGAGGGGGTGTCGGCGTCGCTCGACGGGACCGCGTTCGACGCGCCGGACTCGCCGTGGATCGGCGCGTTCGACCCGGCGCGGTTCGACGGCGACGAGGAGTTCGAGATCGCGGAGGGGATGTCGCTGTCAGAGCGGACGGAGAACGGATAG